GACAAATCACGAATGTTCGTGACAACACCCTCAATATCCCCTTTTTCATTAAAAATAGGATTCCCTGTTAATAAGGTTTCTCTTCCTAAATAATTTAATTGGACTAGTGAAACCGTTCTCTTTTTTTCTAGTACTTTTTCCGTTACAGAGTCTTGTAAAATTCCTCGTTTTTGAAGATAATCTACCTTTTTTCCAATATAATATTCCTTCGGTATGCCTGTAATTCTTTCAATCGCCGAATTCGTTTTGATCGTGACGCCTTCTTTATTCGTAATATAAATTCCATCATAAGAATTTTCAATAATGGCATCTAATTCACGATTCAATCGATGAGCCTCTTTTAATTCGTCGATTAAAGATAATAAATCATAGGAGAAGGTACCGATATAAAAAAAATGCTGAGTTTCTTTCATTTTTGTTTTCAGAAAAACACAGCTTTTTCCATTCACTACCGTTCGAATGATTTGCCCTTTCTTAAATTCCTCCCATGTTTCAAATATATCATATACTTTTTTATTTTCGGCTGAAGTAAGTACATATTCATGGAATACATCATTACTAAATAAAATTTCATCACTTGGTGACGTAATAAAATAAGGAAGGGGGATTTGAATTTGTACAGATGAGTTCATCTGACCACCTCTATTCCAGCTTATTCGCTTTCATCTCATCGATTCAAACTGGTTATTGTATTCTGTTTACTTTTTAAAACCAATATAATATGAATTAAATTTTTGAACACATCATGAATATTTCTATAAACCATTATTTTACTAAAAGGTTGCACTTACTTATGAGAATACAACACTTTCATCAATTCGTAAATAAATCCCTAAACATGAAAAACTTGTTCTTTCATAAGTTGACTACTTTCAAGTTAATTGTGGAATCTTTTCCCTCTTGGCCGCTCTTTTATATGTTAAAATACGAATTGGAAACGGAAGTAAAGAGGTGTTTCAATCGTGATTTTTTTTAAACGGTTGTGGATTAAGACAATGCAAATGAATGGATGGACATTATTTTTCGGAACTACAACATTAATTTTATTTAGTAGTTATTTTATTCATTACCTTGAGCCTGAAACGTTTACGACTCCATTTGATGGGCTATGGTGGACAATGACGACAGTCGTAACCGTTGGCTATGGAGACTTGTCCCCTGTTACGATGAAAGGAAAAATTTTCGCCATGTTTTTATATGTAATGGGAATTGGACTGATGACCATATTTATCGGAAAATTCGTTGATTCACTCACATTAAGGAAAAGATTGCGGGAGGAAGGAAAATTGAAGGTTTCAGTGAAAAATCATATTATTTTAATTAATTGGACGAAGAAAACCGAAATTGCCTTAAATGAACTGCTTTCAACCTTTCAAAATATACATGTCGTGATCGTCGATGATGCCCTTAAAAAAACTCCATTGCTTCATGAACGAGTCGAATTTGTGAGCGGAGATCCAGCATCTGAGGAAACTTTGCAAAAGGCGAACATTCTTGAATGCAAATCCGTTATGATCTTTTCACCTAGCAGCCATTTAAAAGCAACGGAAGCTGACGGTCACACGTTGTTGATCGCTTCCATTTTAGAAGGAGTTGGAAAAAAATACGGAAAAAATATTTATACGGTTTGCGAAATTTCTGACTCTAAACATATCCAAGCTTTCACAAACGTAAATGTCGAAGAATTTATTATGCCAAATGATATGGCTGCCCATTTAGCTGCACGTTCAATATTGTTTAATGGGACAACAAATATTATTCATCAATTAACAAGTAATGTCGGACATGATTTATACCATGTCCCGAAAAAAACAGAATGGAAAACGTTTGGAGATGCTAAACGAGCCCTTGATGAAAAAGGTGCTGTCTTAATCGCTAATCATCACGATATGTCCATTCACCAAAAGCTAGATGAACCAATCCCCGAAGACGCAAAGCTTTTTATTATTTGTGATGAAAAAACGTATCATTCAATTTCATAACAGCACTAAAATTAAGAAAAGCCCAAGCGCCCCGCTTAGCGGCGTATGAACTGGACCGCTCCGCATGAGATAAAGGAAACACGGAGAGCGAAAGAGTCGATGTTGACTTATCGTACAGATGAAATGGAAGTTTGCTAGCCGTTATCGCCCGGAGCTAGACAAAAAACCAAAAATGAACAATGTTGTCCACAAGTTGTAAATTTATAGTTTCCTAAACAAGAACACAGGTTCCCGAATAATGTAAGATTCGGGAACCTATTCACAAACATGATAAACTCTATAATTATCTTAAAATATAGTCAAGAGAGGCTTTACAATCGTGAAATACTCTCTCTACTTACTTCGACAAAAACATTGTTTATTGAACAAAATATTACATAAGAAGGTGTAGATTTTGCCGTTTTTTGCGCTTTCCCAAGAAATATTTCATTTCCAACATGATGAATTTAGTACGAAAAAGTAATCTTTACAGACATTATTTCGCAATTAAATGTTTGGGCTAGCACTTTTCAGATTACAACGTTTAGTATCCATAACCTCCGTATCCATATCCACCGTAGCCGCCGTAACCACCTACATATGCACAGCCGACAATGATTAATAGGATAAACAATACAACGATTAACGCAAAGCCTGCACCACCAGCGTATCCTTCTGACATAAAAGTCCTCCTCCTTTTTGATAGTAAGCTTTTAAAAGCTCTCTTTTACACAATATGAAAAAAAATGCGATTTGTTTAGATTTTTACCTAAAAAGATTTATATTTGGGCTTCTTTATCGTACGTGTTTATAAAGGTTTTACAACGGTCATAATGTTAGTGAGATACATTATTCCTCCTATGTAAAGGCAGGTTTTTCTGATGGATTGGCTTTTATATTTTCTAGCATCGATCGCTGGATCACTCATGACTTTTCTTTTTATTATTTTAATGGCAAGACCGTTTATTAAAAGGTTTACGGCAGCTTTTATGAAAATTTTAATGAAGGATCGTTACACTGAAAATATATGGGAGATGGTCAGTGCCTTTATCCGTTTGAGCCCAAGAATTACCATTGAAAATAGTCTTCGTGCCGCAAATGGAGGGATTATAGAACGGCCTTTTGGCAGCCCTAAAAAATTTTTACATTTCGATGGACTTATGTTTTCACCAGCCCAGCTTGCCGTCCTTCCAACAGATGGAGAGACAGACATAAAAACGGAAACCGTCATTGGACCGAGGGCAAAAAGACCTCTTGTCTTAGATATTCCGGTCATCCTTGGTGGAATGGCGTATGGCGTCGGTGTTAGCGATAAGGTGAAAATTGCCCAAGCATGGGGAACAGGAATTGTCGGCAGTGCCACAAATATAGGGGAAGGGACGTTACTTCCAGAAGAGAGAGAAAAAGCGAAATATATTTTCGTACAATATCATTCCGCTAAATGGGCTAAGGAAAGGGAAATATTTGAACAAGCCGATGCCATTGAAATCCATATCGGCCAAGGGGCTTCAGCTGCCGTTCCAGCAAAAATTCCTCCGGAAACATTAAGTGGAAAAGCACGTGATATTTTAGGACTTAAGCCAGGAGAAACAGCGGAGCTGCCAAGGAAAATTAAAGAAATCAAAAGGCCAAAAGATTTAAAAAAAATCGTACAAGAATTAAAAGAAATAACAGATGGTGTTCCCGTTGGAATTAAGATTTGTGCAGGAAACCAGTTGGAAAAGGATATGGAAATTGGGATAGAAGCAGGCGTTGATTTTATCTCCATCGATGGAGGGCAAGCCGGAACGAAGGGTTCCCCACCAATTATTCAAGATGATTTCGGACTGCCAACTATTTATGCACTTTCACGTGCCGTTCGATACTTGGAGGAAGGTGACGCCAAAAACAAAATCAGCTTATTAGTAGGTGGAGGATTTTATACACCTGGTGATTGTTTAAAAGCCATTGCGCTTGGCGCTGATGCGGTCTATTTAGGTACAGCGGCTCTTTGGGCTATGACTCATACGCAAGTAGCCAAAACGGTACCTTTTGAACCTCCAACAACACTCGTATTTTATCCAGGACGTTTTAAAGATCAATTTAATACAGAAGAAGCAGCCTATTCATTAGCTAACTTTTTATCAGCCTTTACAGAGGAAATGAAAATCGCCACAATTGCACTTGGAAAAAAATCAATTCGTGATGTCGACCGAAGTGACTTAGTCGCTTTAGATGAATTAACGAGTAAAGTCACAAACATTCCGACAGCTTATTAATAGTGGTCAAATAGAATTGAGCTTTACAAAGCCTGTACTTAAAAATGGTGTGCCCCAATGTTTTGCTTTTGGGACACGCTTTATCAATATTAAAGAATATCTAGCCAAATTTTTACTGCAGTAGCTAAAATTAAACCTGCTAAAATAATTTGTAAAAATGTTGTCTTTATTTTTTGTCCCGCTTTTGCACCTAATGGGGCTGCTAGAAGACTTGCTGCAACCATTATCAAAGCTGGAAGATACTCAACTTGACCTGTTGTTATTTTTCCAATTGTCGCACCAATGGAAGAAATAAACGTAATCGCTAAGGAGGAAGCAATGGTCATTCTCGTTGGGATTTTTAATACGACAAGCATAATCGGCACTAACAAGAAGGCGCCTGCTGCTCCAACGATACCCGCACCAATTCCAACGATTAACGCTAAAAATGCAGCGAGCCATTTATTAAACTTCACTTGATCAAATGGAATATGATCAATTTCTTTTTTCGGTACAAACATCATGATGGCTGCAATAAGAGCAAGAATACCGTAAACGAGGTTTATACCACCCTCCGTCATTAATTTCGAGCCATAACCTCCTATAAAACTACCTATTAAAATACTAACTCCCATATAAAGAATTAACGTTTTATTTAAATACCCACCTTTTCGGTACGCCCATACACCACCAATTGTAGCAAAAAACACTTGAACCGCACTAATACCTGAAACTTCGTGGGCGCTAAAAGCAGATAGCCCAAATAATGGTGGAATGTAAAGGAGCATCGGATATTTAATAATCGAGCCTCCAATTCCAACCATTCCGGAAATAAAGGATCCAATAAAGCCGATTAAAAAAATGGTAACAATAAAAGCAATACTTGATTCCACTGTCATCTTCCTCCTTGTGTATTTGAATAAGGTTTTTTTCACAAGCTTTGCTGTTCAGATGAAAGCCTTTTGATGTGGGAAGTTAGAGGCACGACTTCAAGCAATCGGCGAATTACGGACTTTTCATCTTTTATGATTGAATGTAAGAGGCTGCCCCCAATAAGAGAGTAAAACCCTACAACACTACAAGGGACAGCCTCTTCTTTTTCAAGCTTTTTTAATCCAAAACTTTAAAATCCCATTTTCCTCTGTATCAGCAATAAGTTCATGTCCTACAGATTTCACCCACGCTTTTAAGTCATTCTTTGTCCCTTGATCTGTCGCATGAATTTCTAAAATTTGTCCTGATTTAAGCTCGTCCATTGCCTTTTTTGCTCTGACAATTGGCATTGGGCATGATAAACCTTTCGCATCCAACACTTTATTTGCTTGAACATTCATCATCAACATCTCCTCCCAATTATTCATGAGTATGGTGTAATGCACAACGGTTCGGGCCGATTTCTAATTCTTGTTGTTTTTCAATATCAACTTTCACGTGCCCACGGTTAATCGCTACAATATCTTCAAAGTTTGGAGGTGTTTCAGTATTCGCACCTGCCACAACTTGTTTGATAAATTCATCTTTTTGTTTGTTTTGCATCATATCATTGCGTGCACGAATATTTCCAAGCGAATCACCAATAAACCCTTCTTGATTTATTTCCTCATCTAAATTTGCATAGTGAGCTGGTAAGACAATGACATCATCCGCAATGGAAGCGACTTTTTCATAAACGGTCTCGTATAAATCAGCCGCCCACTCCGCTACTTTGCCGCCTAAATCTGGGCGACCTAATCCACCAACAAAAATCGTATCTCCTGAAAAAAGCAATTGATGATTTACGAAAAATGAAACACTGCCCGGAGTATGACCTGGTGTTTTAACTGCTAAAACCTCTAAGTTTACATTTTCGAATTCAATCGTATGATGTTCCTCTAATGGTGCGAAATCAAAAACAGCACCTTCGCTTTTCATTAAGTAATAAGTGGCACCTGTTCGCTCAGCTAATTCTTTTCCGCCTGAAATATGATCAGCATGTAAATGAGAATCGACGATATGGGTAATTTTGACACCTTCATCGTTTGCTACATCTTCATACACATTAATAAAACGTGATGGATCTACGACAAGCGCCTCTTTTCCAGAAAGGACCATATAGGATAGACAACCTTTTCCGACACGAATAAATTGATATACTTTCATATTTTCATCTTCATATACTTTAATTTTTTGCAAATGTTCACTCCATGCTTTCATACCACCACGAAGTGTGTATACATTGTCAAATCCAACTTCAACTAATTGTTCTGCTACAAATTGCGCCGAGCCACCTTTTGCACATACGACAATCACTGCTTTATCCTTTGGAAGTTGATCAACGATTCCATCTACCCCTTCAATTAGCTCAAAATAAGGAATATTTAAATACTCAAAGTTTTCACCTTCAATTTTCCAATCGTTAAAATCACTTTCATTACGCACATCTAAAATGAAGAGATGTTCCTTCTTGAACACTTTTTCTGCTACTTGTTTAGCAGTCATTTCTTTTACATTCATTCCTAATACCCCCTACCGTATTTTAAATGATAAAAATTTTTTATTTTTGTGTTGTTTCTTTTCGTCCAGTCCATTTCGACATTCCAGGCACTACATTATAAACGTTCTTGAACCCATTTTCAGAAAGCTTTTGGGCAGCTAAATCACTACGTGTACCAGTACGGCAGACAACGTAAATGACATCTGATTGATTCAGTTCTCCCATTCGCTCTTCTAGCTCACCAAGTGGAATCGATTTTGCTCCCGGAATATGCCCGAAAGCGTACTCAGCTGATTCGCGAACGTCAACAATGACCATTTCTTCGTTATTTTCCAATAACGCTTGTAGTTCTTCGTTCGTTACAACGTTTGGAAATTTCGTTTCTCCATTTGTGTCCTTATCAGTCTCTTTACGAATATAGTGTTTTAAAATATCACCCTCTTCAATGGTTCCAAGATATTGATGTCCTGTACTTTCAGCCCAAGCTTTAATATCAGCAGTTGAACCTTTGTCAGTTGCTTGCACCTCGATCACTTGACCAGATTCTAAATCGTTCATCGCCTTTTTTGTTTTGACGATCGGCATTGGACAAGATAATCCTTTTGCATCTACTATTTGATTGGCTTTAATCATCCAATGATTCCTCCTTATATGTTGAGATTTATTTAAATATTATCCTTTATTCAACTGGACCTTCCCAGTCTAGCATACCACCTGACATATTGATGACGTTGTAGCCATAACTTTCAAGAAATTGAACGGCTCGTGAACTTCTTCCACCTGAACGGCAAACGATAATATATTCTTTCTCTTTATCTAATTCATTCATGCGGTATTCTAATAAACTTAATGGAATATTGACAGCTCCTGGAATTTTCCCTTCCGCTACCTCTTCAACTTCACGAACATCAATAAAATTTAATGTTTTTCCTTGATTCAATAATGATTCGACTTCTTTTGCTGTTATTTGCTTCAAAGATATAACCTCCTTATCGGTATAGCAATGTTTGCATTTTTCGAAGGAAGAGTCTGTGTGGTCACCACACAGCTTTAAAAATTTAAATAAATAAGTTTACGTTTCCTTCTTCGGCATCAGCTAAATAAGCTGCAACACCAGCATATTCGATTCCATCCATAAGCTCCTCTTTACTTAAGCCGAGAAGGTCAACCGTCATTTGACAGGCAACTAATTTTATATCTTGTTCCTTAGCCATTTCGATTAATTGCGGGAGCGGCATTGCATTATGTTTCTTAATAACATGCTTAATCATTTTCGGACCAATGCCAGCAAAATTCATTTTGGAAAGTCCCATTTTATCTGCCCCACGCGGCATCATTTTTCCGAACATTTTTTCAAGAAATCCTTTTTTCACAGGAACTTGTTGATCTTTTCGTAAAGCATTTAAACCCCAAAATGTATGAAAAATCGTTACGTCATGATCGTAAGCGGCAGCACCATTAGCAATAATATACGCCGCCATTGCTTTGTCATAATCACCGCTGAATAAAATAATGTTTGTTTTTTTCTTTTGTTCTGACATTTAGCGTCCTCCTTTCTTTTTATTTACATATACTCGTAATGGTATATTTCATACAAAAAAAATTAAGCTTTTTCTATCCAAAAAGTTAAAACACCTTGCTCTTCTTTATGATCTAATAGTTTATGGCCACTAGCATTTGCCCATGCAGCCAAGTCATTTTTTGCTCCTTTATCCGTCGTTTGGACTTCTAAAACTTGACCTGAAGCTAATTCATCCATTGCTTTCTTTGTTCTAACAATTGGCATCGGACAGGATAGACCTTTTGCATCCACTACTTTATCAGTTTTCACTTTCGATAACCTCCTTTTCATTATCTTTATACCCTAATAGGTATATTATTATATGTTAAAAAAACTGTCAACATGTTATAAACATATTTTTAAAATTTTTACCGACTTTTCACTAATAAATGAACGGCTTCTTTCACATGTTGATCCGTTTGCTCTCCTTTTTCAATACTTTCTCTTACACAATGTTCGAGATTTGCACTAACGATAACAGCAATTGTGCTATTCATCGCATTTCGTGCCGCAGATAGCTGGGTAATAACACTTTTACAATCTTTACCTTGTTCTATCATGCCAAGAACCCCTTTTATTTGCCCTTCTATGCGCTTTAAGCGATTTTTCATTTCTTTGTTATATTCCATCTAAAACACCCCTTTCATCTTTTTTAAGGCTGTTTTCGTAAGCTATGAAAGTCGAAAAGCAACAATCTAATAGAAGACTTTTTAAAAATTTTCACATATAAGCCTTTCTTTATAAATATGAAAGATTTATCTTCTTTCAGTTTAGAAATGGTGCTTAAAACATCCTTAAATAAAATAATATTCATAAATTATGTTACTGTGTAGTATTATCATATACCCTTATAGGTATATTGTCAAGTACTAATGACAAACATAAAACTTTATGATTTTCTGAAAAATGGGATACCTTATGTGGTACCCCATTTGTATTTCCATTACCGAACGGCACAACGGTTTGGACCTATTTCCATTTCACGTTGCTGTTCTTCATCTGGATTTAATTTTCCCATATTCGTTTGGCGAATTTCTTGATAGGAATTAGGTTGAGGAGGCAAATTTTCCGTTACTGTTTTTCTAAACTCATTCTCGTCAGCAATGTTTAAACCATGATTTACTTTATACAGTATTCCTAATTTTTCAGCTACACTGCCGTCAGCATTCATCTCGTTTATTCCCATAAAATGTGCTGGCAAGACAATTAATTCATCTGCTAGTTGTTTATAACGTCCATATAGAGTTTGACGTAAATCGCTGACCCAATCATCCGCTTTTCCAGCCAAGTCTGGGCGACCAATCGAATCGACGAATAAAATGTCCCCTGTTAATAAATATTGATCATCTACAATAAACGAAGTACTACCAATAGTATGACCTGGAGAGTAAATGGCTTCAATCGTAACAGTTCCTACCTTAACCTTATCCCCGTCTTTGATTGGAGTGTATGAAAACGTCACTTCACCTGCGTCTTTTGGCGGCAAGTAGTACGTAGCCCCAAACTTTTCTGCAAGCTTTCTACCACCAGAAATATGGTCTGCATGAAGGTGCGAATCAATAATATGTTTAATGGTAATTTGATGTTCCTTTGCAAATTGTTCATACGGATCAATCATTCGATTCGTATCAATTAATACCCCTTCTCCATTAGATTCTATTAAATAAGATAAGCAGCCTTTGCCAAGTCGAACAAATTGATAAATCGTTCCACCACTTTTTAAATGGCCAATTTTAATCGGTTCTAAATGCTCACTCCACGCTTTCATACCACCTTCAATTGAATAAACATCATGAAACCCTGCTTCAACTAATTGTTCAGCTACCATCATGGAAGAACCGCCTTTTGCACAAACGACGTAAATGTTTTGATCTTTCGGCAGTTTATCGATAATCGTATCTACCCCTTCGATAAGCTCGAAATACGGAACATTTATTACTTCAATATTTTTCCCCTCAATTTTCCAATCATCAAAGTCCCCAGTATTGCGGACATCAAGAATGAATAAATGTTCTCCATTTATCACTTTTTTAGCTAATTGTTGAACTGATATGCTTTTAGCCCCTTTTTGATCTGACAAAAAAATCCCTCCTTACAACAATTTTTCGGAACGTGTTAATCATACAGGTTCTTGAAAATTTGATTAAAATGTCAACGTAATATCTGCATCTTTAGCAAAGTTTAAAAACGTAGCTGCTCCAGCAACATCAATACCTTCAACGAAATGTTCTTTTTGAAGATTCATAACATCCATTGTCATTTGGCAGGCAATCAATTTTACGCCAAGCTCTTGAGCCATTTTCACTAGTTCTTCAATGGAAGGCACATTCGCTTTTTTAAAACCCTCTTGGAAATGCTCTCTTCCTTCTGGAGTAGGTAAATTTTTATGAGCTTCTTTATGAATTAAATTTAATCCTTCAAATGTAAAGAAAATACCTACTTCAGCATCTGTCGCAGCCGCTGCTGTTGCAATATTAAAAACTTTATAAGCATCAAATAAACCACCATTTGCAGCAATAATCGCTACTTTCATTATTTATTCCTCCTTCAATCGTTATCATAACTCTAATTTGTTCATTATAAACAAGGTAATGTTATTTTTTTACCATTACCCCTTTGGGTATATATTAATCCTTTGACCAACTTACTGTCAAGATATTGACGTCATAATGTTTTTCTTTTGTTTTTTCAGAACGATGATTGAAAGAAAAAATATAGCTACAACTTAGGTTAGAGATCAAGCTTAAATAAAAGATTATGAAAATGCTAAATTTCGCTAAAACAAAACATATTTTTTAAACACGGGAACAAAATATAGATGATTTCCTAGAAGAAAGGTGGAACAAAATGAAAAGGACAACAGTAAGGTTATTTCTTATTTTAAGCATGATGTTAAGTTCGATCTTTTCTGTTCATGTCCAACATGGACAAGCAAACAGTAATCCGTATGTTTTATACGAAGTGAAATCGGGAGATAGTTTATGGAAAGTGAGTAAGCGTTATGGTTATTCAGTGGAGACAATTAAAAAATTAAACGGGCTTTCACAAAACACAATAGTACCTGGCCAGTCCTTATTAATTCCAAGTGATACGTATATCGTTCTTCATGGAGAATCATTATTTGATATTGCTTTTCGCCACTCTATTCCTATATCGCTCTTAGCTCAACATAACCATATTAAAACTCACGATGCAATCAGTCCCGGAAGAAAAATAAAAGTTCCCCAAATTCCGAACCGATCCATTAAAACAGGTGGTTATTTCGTTCCAAAGGGATATGAGGCAGATCTTAATATCATCAACCGTTATTCTCCTCTTATAACAAACATAGGTGTGTTTGAATACCACCCTAATTGGAACGGCAATTTAAGCAGTTTGTCTGCTAATCATATTATAAAAGAAGCGTGGATCAAACATAGTTATCCAGTTGCGGTCGTTACAAACTTGAGCTCAAGAGGATTTGATCCTGATATGTCTCATCATTTATTAACGAATCAAGCAACACGGAAAAACTTAATCAACAACATTGACCGTCTCCTCCGTACCCATGATTATAAAGGGGTAAACATTGATTTTGAAGGGTTGCGACCTCAAGATAGACAAGCATTTAACCAATTTATGAAGGAATTGCGACAGAAATTAAAGCCTTCTGGATTCACAATTTCAATTGCAGTTCCGCCAAAGCAAGCTGATCACTATCCAGAATATCATAGCGCTTATGATTACAAGACACTCGGAAAAATGGTCGATCAATTTTTTATTATGGCATACGACTGGCATTGGCCAGGTGGATCCCCAGGTCCAATTGCACCTTATCAAAAGGTAAAAGAAACATTAAATTATGCCATAAAAGTGATCCCAAAAAATAAAATTTACTTAGGAATTGCTATGTACGCATATGATT
This genomic interval from Bacillus alveayuensis contains the following:
- a CDS encoding glyoxylase-like metal-dependent hydrolase (beta-lactamase superfamily II) (product_source=COG0491; cath_funfam=3.40.250.10,3.60.15.10; cog=COG0491; pfam=PF00581,PF00753; smart=SM00450; superfamily=52821,56281) codes for the protein MSDQKGAKSISVQQLAKKVINGEHLFILDVRNTGDFDDWKIEGKNIEVINVPYFELIEGVDTIIDKLPKDQNIYVVCAKGGSSMMVAEQLVEAGFHDVYSIEGGMKAWSEHLEPIKIGHLKSGGTIYQFVRLGKGCLSYLIESNGEGVLIDTNRMIDPYEQFAKEHQITIKHIIDSHLHADHISGGRKLAEKFGATYYLPPKDAGEVTFSYTPIKDGDKVKVGTVTIEAIYSPGHTIGSTSFIVDDQYLLTGDILFVDSIGRPDLAGKADDWVSDLRQTLYGRYKQLADELIVLPAHFMGINEMNADGSVAEKLGILYKVNHGLNIADENEFRKTVTENLPPQPNSYQEIRQTNMGKLNPDEEQQREMEIGPNRCAVR
- a CDS encoding peroxiredoxin family protein (product_source=COG2210; cath_funfam=3.40.1260.10; cog=COG2210; pfam=PF13686; superfamily=75169) → MKVAIIAANGGLFDAYKVFNIATAAAATDAEVGIFFTFEGLNLIHKEAHKNLPTPEGREHFQEGFKKANVPSIEELVKMAQELGVKLIACQMTMDVMNLQKEHFVEGIDVAGAATFLNFAKDADITLTF
- a CDS encoding DNA-binding FrmR family transcriptional regulator (product_source=COG1937; cath_funfam=3.40.710.10; cog=COG1937; pfam=PF02583; superfamily=46589); this encodes MEYNKEMKNRLKRIEGQIKGVLGMIEQGKDCKSVITQLSAARNAMNSTIAVIVSANLEHCVRESIEKGEQTDQHVKEAVHLLVKSR
- a CDS encoding TusA-related sulfurtransferase (product_source=COG0425; cath_funfam=3.30.110.40; cog=COG0425; pfam=PF01206; superfamily=64307); this encodes MKTDKVVDAKGLSCPMPIVRTKKAMDELASGQVLEVQTTDKGAKNDLAAWANASGHKLLDHKEEQGVLTFWIEKA
- a CDS encoding spore germination protein (product_source=KO:K06306; cath_funfam=3.10.350.10,3.20.20.80; cleavage_site_network=SignalP-noTM; cog=COG3858; ko=KO:K06306; pfam=PF00704,PF01476; smart=SM00257; superfamily=51445,54106), with the translated sequence MKRTTVRLFLILSMMLSSIFSVHVQHGQANSNPYVLYEVKSGDSLWKVSKRYGYSVETIKKLNGLSQNTIVPGQSLLIPSDTYIVLHGESLFDIAFRHSIPISLLAQHNHIKTHDAISPGRKIKVPQIPNRSIKTGGYFVPKGYEADLNIINRYSPLITNIGVFEYHPNWNGNLSSLSANHIIKEAWIKHSYPVAVVTNLSSRGFDPDMSHHLLTNQATRKNLINNIDRLLRTHDYKGVNIDFEGLRPQDRQAFNQFMKELRQKLKPSGFTISIAVPPKQADHYPEYHSAYDYKTLGKMVDQFFIMAYDWHWPGGSPGPIAPYQKVKETLNYAIKVIPKNKIYLGIAMYAYDWRYDQNGKTKGQAYSQQLAIDKAVTYGSPIIYDLASRSPHFVYTDANGLMHEVWFEDARSIWSKYRLVAEYGIAGMGGWQLGLPFPQAETLLKDRFHIQKP
- a CDS encoding peroxiredoxin family protein (product_source=COG2210; cath_funfam=3.40.1260.10; cog=COG2210; pfam=PF13686; superfamily=75169), which gives rise to MSEQKKKTNIILFSGDYDKAMAAYIIANGAAAYDHDVTIFHTFWGLNALRKDQQVPVKKGFLEKMFGKMMPRGADKMGLSKMNFAGIGPKMIKHVIKKHNAMPLPQLIEMAKEQDIKLVACQMTVDLLGLSKEELMDGIEYAGVAAYLADAEEGNVNLFI